Part of the Faecalibacterium duncaniae genome, GGTATAGACAACGCAGTATCGGTTATTGCGTTTGACAATGCTAGCCATTATACATCCTCCTCTACTTTACGTTTGGACTTCAGAACTTCATCGAAAGCATCTTTTTGGATGCGTTTTACCCTTCCCAACTTCATCGTTGGAATTCCTTCTTTGAGAACCCACGAGTCAAGTGTTGGGCGGCTGATTCCGTAAAAAGCCTGAATTTCCTGAAAACTGTAGTATTTCCCATTCTTGGGACATTGCAGTTTTAGCGGCGGCTCCTCATGCGTTTCTTTTTTCGGTTTTTGAAGTTGGTATGTAGATTGGCTTTTAAGCCATGCCTTAAAACTTTTTTTGGTAATGCGCGGCCTGTCGGCCACGCGCTCAATGACGAAACAATCTCGGTATTTTTTGCAATCAAGAATCCCATAAACATTCTTGCGTGGGATACCGAGTAGTTTTGCCATTTCCGGGATGGAGATGGTTTGCGCTTCAATCTCCCGGTCACGCTCACGGTCGGCTGCTGTGCGGTAGCGACTTTGTGATCGGTACCACCGCTCAAAGTCCTCTTTGGGAATTCTCATACAGAAGTCTGCCGTTTCTGTTTTCAACTTGCCCTGTCGGATGAGTGTATAGATCGTTTCGGGTTTCACCTTCAATATCTCGGCGGCGTCAGGAACGGAATAGGACCGTTTGCAAAGTTCCTCGCCCGGTGGCGAACCATTGACCTTATGATATTTGACCTGATTGGCATACCATTTCTCAAAGCTGGAAATAACGATACGCCTTTTGTCGTTTATCAGAATGACTTCAAAGAGATTCTTATGAAGCAGCCAATAGCTGTCTGTTTTGCCAAGGCCGAGAAGCTGCCGCATCTCACGAACCGACATGGTGGTTTTGGTAGTGGCAGGTTCAGCTTTTCCGTATAAGGGAGCCGAAGTATTCCGCATATCATCCATGAAAGACACCTCTCT contains:
- a CDS encoding helix-turn-helix domain-containing protein; this translates as MDDMRNTSAPLYGKAEPATTKTTMSVREMRQLLGLGKTDSYWLLHKNLFEVILINDKRRIVISSFEKWYANQVKYHKVNGSPPGEELCKRSYSVPDAAEILKVKPETIYTLIRQGKLKTETADFCMRIPKEDFERWYRSQSRYRTAADRERDREIEAQTISIPEMAKLLGIPRKNVYGILDCKKYRDCFVIERVADRPRITKKSFKAWLKSQSTYQLQKPKKETHEEPPLKLQCPKNGKYYSFQEIQAFYGISRPTLDSWVLKEGIPTMKLGRVKRIQKDAFDEVLKSKRKVEEDV